Genomic segment of Steroidobacter denitrificans:
GGGATTATGAGCGGGACAGCTTCGTCGCTGTAAAGATTCTCGCCGTCAAGCAAGGCGGCAATGCGGCTGCCCTGTGGCTGCTGCATCGGGAATATGGGCTGCTGCGCCGGCTTGCGCATGAACATATCGTTCGGGTGGACGGCCTGTACCGCAGTGGCGGCCATGCTTGGATCGCCATGGAATATCTCGACGGCGGCGATCTGTCGCAGCTGCGCGGGTGTGGATGGGGCGAGATCCTGCGAGTGGTCTTGCCGGTCGCAGCAGCGCTTGCACATGTACACGACGCGGGTATCGTGCATAGGGACGTCAAACCCGCGAACGTCATGTTGACCACGACCGGTGCACCTCGCCTGGTCGATTTCGGTACAGCCCTGGCGTTGACTGCCGTACCGGCGCCGGATGCGGGCCGCGGCTCACCTTTTACCATGAGCCAGCAACAACGCACCGGCGCGCCGGCCAGCATAGCGGATGACATCTATGGTTATGGCGCGCTGCTGTACGAGCTGTTATGCGGGTATCCGCCGTTCTATCCGGACGAACCCGTTGCGTATGACCTGGAGGCAGGCCGAGTGGCCGGCGGCAGCGCTCGGCAACCCGCGGCGCGAACCGCGGCCTGTCTGGTCGAGAGGCCTGTCGTGCTGCCGGCGTCCGGCCGATCCATGGCGGCTTTGGATGCATCGGTGCCGTTGCTGCTGGCGCGGCTGCTCGAACGTATGCTGGCGCCTCTGCCTGAGCAGCGGCCGTCCAGCATGCATGTCATCGAACGGGAATTGAAAACAGTGCTTGCGAACTCGGCGGCACCGGTCATGATCGACAACGTGAACTCATCGACGCCTCGTAAAATCATACTCCCTGTCACGCCTCCGGCATCGTGCGCATCGGCTGGACAGGAACCGCTGCGCGGCGAGTGGCGCCGCCCGAGCGCGGCGCCGGTCGGCATGGCGGCCGGTGAGCATGCACGGCGCATCCTGAGAGCGGGGCTGGTCGCAGCGGGTGTTCTTGCCGCTGTCGTGGTATTCATCGTTCTGCCACGCTGGGTCGCCGAGCGGCAGATGCCGGCGCCGCCTGCTGCGGCGCCGGAGCCTCTCGATACGCCGGCACGAGAACCTGTGGATTTGACGGTACTGGCGCATGCCAGGCAGGGCGCCGATGAGCAGCGTATCGGTCTGCAGCAGCGCCTGGATGCACTCCGGGAACGCGCTGCATCGCAATGGGATGAAGCGGCCTATACGCGCGCTGCCGGTGAACTGGCGGCCGGCGACGAGGCCTACGCGGAACGCGAGTATATTGCGGCCACCGAACATTATCGCACGCTGGAATCCCTGGTTGACGTGCTGGAGCAGCGCGCCGACGAAGTGCTTGTGCAACGATTGCAGGAAGGTGCCACGGCTTTGCAGCAAGGTGCAGCGGGTTCAGCGGCAGCCGCATTCGAACTCGCATTGAAAATCGAGCCTGACAATACCGAGGCTCTGCAGGGGCGGAAACGGGCATCGACGCTTGGTGAAGTGATGAGACTGGCGTCCGAAGCGGAGCATCTGGAAAAGGATGAGCAGACGAATGAGGCGCTGGCACGCTTCCGTGAAGCGCTGGCGCTCGATGCGCAGGCTCAGCGGGCCGGCGACGGTGTACGCCGCATCGAGGCCCGCCTGGCCGGGGATGCATTCGCGGCTGCCATGGCGCGTGGTTATAGCGCGCTCGCCGCCGGCGACTATCCGGCGGCGAACGGCGCCTTCGAGGCGGCGCGCAGGATTCGTCCCGCTGCAACGGAGATTGCACCGGCATTGCACCAGGTAGAGCAGGAGCGGCGTACGCACGAGATTGCTACGAAACTCGAGTTGGCGCGCCAGCTGGAGATGCAGGAGCAATGGGCGCGTGCGCTGACGCAGTATCGAACCGTCCTGGAGCTGGATACGACGATCGCCGCCGCTGCTGAAGGTCTCGCGCGCGCGACGCCGCGTGCGACACTCAACGAGCAACTGGAGCTGTATCTGACTCAGCCCGAGCGCCTGTTCAGTCAGTCGGTACGTATATCCGCGAAAGAAATGATGGCGCGCGCGCGCGCGATCGAAAGCCCAGGTCCGGTGCTCAGCAAACAACTCGCCACCCTGCAACAATGGCTGGAGCGGGCTGATGTACCGGTTGTGGTAGCACTGCAGTCCGACAATATTACTCAGGTGACCATCTATCGCGTCGGCGAATTCGGTGCTTTCACGCATCGATCGCTGGAGCTCCTGCCGGGAAGCTATACGGTAGTGGGAACACGAGCGGGCTATCGTGATGTGCGTCGGGAGATCACGGTGCGGCCAGGGACGGTGCTCGAACCCATCGTCATTCAATGTGAGGATCGTATTTGAGCGGCTTGATCGTGCGCGAAGCGCTGGGGGAGCGCCGGTTTGCGACCGCGGATTTTCCGATTTCCGTTGGCGGCCCAGGCAGTACGATCCTGGTAGGCGGCTGTCTGCCCGGTGTCCATGCGTATATCGGATTGCACGAGGAGCAATTGTTCGTGCAGCCGGCCGAAGATGCGGAAGTGTTGCTCAATGGATTGCGGCTCACCAGCTCGAGCTGGCTGCGCTCTGGCGATGTGGTGAACCTCGGGCCGTCCAGACTGTGTATTGCGCGTCAGGACGGGCGTTTCGGCGAGGATTTCGTCGCCCGCGTGGACGACGGCAGCAGCGGCAATATCACGGCGCCGCCGATTATCGCCGCTGGCGCCGGCATTCACGGCGAAAACGACGGCGAGTCAGAGCGCATCGATATCGTCGATTTTCGGCGCAGCGATGCCGACAGTACGCCGCGCCGCTTTCTCGTCAGTCCGGCACGCGCCATGATGGGTATCGCGGCGATCGTTGTAGCCGCCGCGTTGTGGTTCATGTTTACCGCGGTATCCATCAGCGTGGTAACCGATCCGGCACAAGCCAGGCTCGATCTGGATGGACCTGCTCCGATCGTTCGCTTCGGCGGACATGTCCTGTTGCGCTCGGGCAGCTATCGCATCAGGGCGCAGCAGGACGGCTACGCAAGCGCACATATCGATGTGACGGTGACGAAGGAACCCAACCAGCGGTTCAGGCTCGAGCTGGCGAAGCTGCCGGGGCGGTTGCAGATCGATGTGCCGGTGAGCGCTAAAATCGAGGTCGATGGCAAGGAACAGGGCGTCGCGCCGGGTGAATTCGAATTGGCGGCAGGCCGTCATACCGTATCGATCACGGCGCCACGTTACCGGCCGTTCAGCGATACCCTCGAGATCGAGGGGGGCGGAAAGACGCAGGTATTCAGTCCGCAGCTGGAGCCGGACTGGGCGCTGGTCGAGGTGAAATCCGCGCCGCCGGGTGCCGAGGTACGGGTCGATGGCCGGCGTGTGGGGGTAACGCCGCTGAGAACCGAGATACTGGCCGGTAGTCATCCATTGGAATTGCGCCTGGCGGGATTCAAATCCTGGACGACCGACGTGCAGATCGAGGCGGGCCAGCCTGTGTCGTTGGGTCCGATCACGCTGGGGCTGCCGGATGGACGCTTAATGCTGCATTCCGAACCTGCCGGCGCCGGCGTTTCGGTGGCGGGGGTCTATCGCGGGCAGACGCCTTTGCAACTCGAGTTGCGCCCGGAATTGCCACACACCATCGTTCTTACCCGTCCCGGTTACGCCTCCGCATCGCGGCAATTATCTTTGCGTGCCGGAGAAAGCCGCAGCTTGAGCATTCCTTTGGAAGGCGTTTTTGGTGAAATAGAACTGCATGCTCAACCATCGGACGCGCAGCTTTACGTGGACGGTGAGGCTCGCGGTGCGGCAAATCAAACCCTGCGCCTGGTTGCCACCACGCACGAGATCGTGATCCGCAAGGCGGGCTTCGTGGACTTCAAGACCAGTGTGACGCCGCGCCCCGGCATGAGGCAGATCGTGGAGGCGAAATTGCCGACAGTGGAACAGTCGCGACTGGCGGCTACGCCGGCAACCGTGCAAACCAAGGATGGGTTACAGCTGCGGCGCATGCCGATCGGCCGATTCACCATGGGTAGTTCGCGGCGCGAACCCGGACGGCGCGCGAATGAGGCACAGAGGGAGGTGGAGTTCAAACGTTCTTATTACATCAGCGTGACAGAGGTGACCAATGCCCAGTTCAGGCGTTTCAGGTCCTCTCACCGCTCCGGCGTCATCGGACAGCATACCCTCGATCTGGACAATCAGCCGGTGGTCGGGGTGAGTTGGGGTGACGCCGCACAATATTGCAATTGGTTGTCGCAGCAGGAGGGGCTGTCGCCCGCCTACGAAAGCAAGGGCGGCCGGCTCGTCGGCGTCGAGCCGATGACGACGGGATATCGTCTGCCCACCGATGCCGAATGGGAATGGGCGGCTCGTTACGAAACCGCCACTCGTTTGCGTCGCTATCCCTGGGGAGATACCTTGCCGGTGGTGCCGCGTTCAGGAAATTATGCGGACGCGACCGCACGATTGATCCTGCAGGATGTCATTCCAGAGTATGACGATGGGTTTGCCGCCAGTGCACCGGTCGGGAGATTTCCGCCCAATCCGCTGGGTCTGCATGATATGGGCGGCAACGTCGCAGAGTGGGTGCATGATCTCTACACTGTGGGATTGAGCACAAGCCAGCCGGCCGTGGATCCCATGGGGCCGGCGGAAGGGCGGCAGCATGTGATCCGCGGATCCAGCTGGAGACACTCCAGCGTGACCGACCTTCGCCTCTCGGCGCGCGATTTCGGCGATGCCGCGCGCAACGATATCGGCTTTCGCATTGCCCGCTACGCGCAATGAGCGCATGGAGTCGAATCATGAGTTCCAGACGACGCTTTTTCCTGATCTGTACGAGTGTTCTGCTGGTGCCGCTGACTTCGACGTTCGACGCGATTGCGGATTCGCCCGACGATCCCAAGCCGGCCGAGGTGCTGGAGGCTCCACAGGCTCCCGCGCCGCGAACGAATGCGGCGCCGGCGGCAACCGCTTCTGCAGCGCCCCAGGAATCGGCTCCATCCGCCATCCCGGCGCAGTCCGACCCCGATGAAGATGTCGATGCAGGAAAGGCGCCCGAAAGCACATTGGACGGCCGAACGTCGCCACAGCGTTTTGTGCCTTCCGAGCAGGTGCGTGCCGACTTCGACGTGTCCTTCCCCATCGATATCTGAGTCTTCGAGAGCCGTTTCATGGTTATCGCTACCGCACCACCCCCCTCCCGCCGGTTCCAATATCCGAGCGAGTTTTTCGTGACCTTGCTGGCGCTGATCGTCACGATTCTCACGATTCATGCACTGTACGTCGCCTGGATCAATCCCGTGGGCACACAGATCGTCCAGGAGGAACAGGCACGTATGAAGGTGGATCCTGATTATGTGCCGGAGCGTTCGTTCTTCCTGGTGATCAATGCTCCTGAGCAGGAAGCCGAGATCATCCATTTCATCTGGGCGTTGTTGATCATCGGCTACAAGGCGTTGCTCATTCGCCGTGAACGCCAGTTTTTGAATCGTGAATTGATCAATGTTCCGGAAGGCATCAAGGTATTGCCGGAAGATGCCAAGGACTATGCGCGTCAGCTCGAAGCCCTGCCTCCGGAAGACCAATCCATGCTGGTGGTGCGGGCCTTGCAGCGCACTTTGGATCGTTTTGCCGCAACGCGCAGCATTCGTGATTCCTCGGAAACCTCACGTGCGGTCTGTGACTCGGAAGCCGACCGGCTCGATTCCGGGCTGGCCATGATTCGCTATATCGCCTGGGCCATTCCAGCCATCGGTTTCATCGGCACCGTGCGCCATATCGGTGATGCTCTGCTACAGGCGCACAAGGCGGTCACCGGCGATATCACGACAGTGACCTCGAGTCTGGGCATTGCGTTCAACGCCACCTTCGTCGCGTTGCTGCTGACGATCATCCTGATGTTTTTCCTGCACCAGTTGCAGCAGGCGCAGGAAGGCTTCGTGCACGATACCGATCACTGGATCGACCAGCGCCTGATCAAGCATATGCAGGTCAGGTGATTCAGGATCTCCGGCTGCCATGCTGTGCCTCGAGCTCATCGATTCCGAACTGATTCTGGCACGTCTACGAGATGACGTACTCGAACGGTTGGCTACTGCACCGGGTATCGCATTGCTGGGGGACCAGGCTACCTTGACGGGCGAGTCCGCTGCGCGATGCTTGCGCCTGAGGCCGCTGCTCGCGCATACGAATTACTGGCGCACTCTGAGTACCGTACCCCTGCCGCGCCCGTCGCAACTGGTGCGCACCAGCGCCGATCTGGCGTTTGTACAGGCCGAGACCTTATTGGGATCGTACGCGGCCGCGGCGGAACAGCTGTTGCTGGCCGTGCCCGCCGGCTACAGCCGCGAACAATTGGGATTGCTGCTCGGGGTCATCGGAGCAACGGGCATCCAGATTGCCGGCCTGGTGGATGCTGCGTTGGCGGCATCCAGCCTCCTGCCCGCGCCGGCGCGGGCGCTGCATCTGGATCTAGAATTGCACCAGGCGATCCTGACCGTACTGGAATATGTCGGTGGAGAACGCCAGGGATTAAGGCGTAGTCACTACGAGATAACTCCGCACCAGGGTGTGCTTGCTCTGCAGCAGACCTGGATGCGGTTCATCGCCGAGCAATTCGTTCGCAAGACCCGGTTCGATCCACTGCACCACGCAGAGAGCGAGCAGCGGCTGGTCGATGAGTTGCCGCGCTGGCTCGCCCTGCTGGCCGATCAGGATCGAATCGTCCTGGCGATGCAATCGGGTGAGCGTAGCCTGGAAATCGAACTGGAGAAGGCGCAATTCATCGCTGCGGTACAGCCGCATTACGTCGAATTGCGACGATTGGTGCAGCGCGCGCGCATTGCCGGCCTGCCGGTGGAGCTGCATCTGTCTCAGCGCATTGCCGGCCTGCCGGGATTGTTGCAGCATTTAGAGGATCTGCGCGACTGCACCATTCGGGTGCTGCCTCCGGGCGCTGCTGCACTTGGTGCACTGCAGCACGCGTCCGCAATCATTCGTCCAGCGGATGCATTGGCGCTGGTCTACCATCTGCCGGTATTCCGCGCCGCCGATATCGATGATGACAGCCCCGACAGCAGCGCCGCCGGCGACTCGACACCGGCGCTGCTGCGTCCGACGCATGTGCTGTTTCAGGGGCGAGCCTGGCGCATTGCGGAAGAGCCGCTGGAAATCGGCTGGTCGCCACAGACATCGGGCAGGGCATTGCTGCTGTCCGGATCGCCGGGCGTGTCACGCCTGCATTGCACCGTGCTGCGTCGAAACGGTGCGGTACTGATCGAAGATCACAGTACTTATGGTTCCTACGTCAACGAGGAGCGTGTCGTCGGCAAGACGGCACTTACAGTCGGCGATCGCCTGCGTCTTGGCACACCGGGCATCACGCTCGAACTGATCCAGCTGGTAAATGACGATGGCACGCCGCAAGACTGAAATCTTCAGCATGTCGTTCCTGGATTGCATCACCTGTGCCTTCGGCTCGGTGGTGCTTGTGTATACCTTGATCAACGCGCACGGTGGATTGCGACATGCTACCGAGTCGCAGGCGCTGCATGCCGAAGTATCAAGATTGGAACAGCAGGTGCTGGATGGCTATCAGCAACTGGTGGTATTGCGCAATTCACTGATTCAGGCTGATGAGGAACAGGCTCGTACGGAAGGACTGGGGACGCGCG
This window contains:
- a CDS encoding serine/threonine protein kinase — its product is MTLESGDTLSERFVLIRQLGTGGSGEVWLARDYERDSFVAVKILAVKQGGNAAALWLLHREYGLLRRLAHEHIVRVDGLYRSGGHAWIAMEYLDGGDLSQLRGCGWGEILRVVLPVAAALAHVHDAGIVHRDVKPANVMLTTTGAPRLVDFGTALALTAVPAPDAGRGSPFTMSQQQRTGAPASIADDIYGYGALLYELLCGYPPFYPDEPVAYDLEAGRVAGGSARQPAARTAACLVERPVVLPASGRSMAALDASVPLLLARLLERMLAPLPEQRPSSMHVIERELKTVLANSAAPVMIDNVNSSTPRKIILPVTPPASCASAGQEPLRGEWRRPSAAPVGMAAGEHARRILRAGLVAAGVLAAVVVFIVLPRWVAERQMPAPPAAAPEPLDTPAREPVDLTVLAHARQGADEQRIGLQQRLDALRERAASQWDEAAYTRAAGELAAGDEAYAEREYIAATEHYRTLESLVDVLEQRADEVLVQRLQEGATALQQGAAGSAAAAFELALKIEPDNTEALQGRKRASTLGEVMRLASEAEHLEKDEQTNEALARFREALALDAQAQRAGDGVRRIEARLAGDAFAAAMARGYSALAAGDYPAANGAFEAARRIRPAATEIAPALHQVEQERRTHEIATKLELARQLEMQEQWARALTQYRTVLELDTTIAAAAEGLARATPRATLNEQLELYLTQPERLFSQSVRISAKEMMARARAIESPGPVLSKQLATLQQWLERADVPVVVALQSDNITQVTIYRVGEFGAFTHRSLELLPGSYTVVGTRAGYRDVRREITVRPGTVLEPIVIQCEDRI
- a CDS encoding SUMF1/EgtB/PvdO family nonheme iron enzyme, encoding MSGLIVREALGERRFATADFPISVGGPGSTILVGGCLPGVHAYIGLHEEQLFVQPAEDAEVLLNGLRLTSSSWLRSGDVVNLGPSRLCIARQDGRFGEDFVARVDDGSSGNITAPPIIAAGAGIHGENDGESERIDIVDFRRSDADSTPRRFLVSPARAMMGIAAIVVAAALWFMFTAVSISVVTDPAQARLDLDGPAPIVRFGGHVLLRSGSYRIRAQQDGYASAHIDVTVTKEPNQRFRLELAKLPGRLQIDVPVSAKIEVDGKEQGVAPGEFELAAGRHTVSITAPRYRPFSDTLEIEGGGKTQVFSPQLEPDWALVEVKSAPPGAEVRVDGRRVGVTPLRTEILAGSHPLELRLAGFKSWTTDVQIEAGQPVSLGPITLGLPDGRLMLHSEPAGAGVSVAGVYRGQTPLQLELRPELPHTIVLTRPGYASASRQLSLRAGESRSLSIPLEGVFGEIELHAQPSDAQLYVDGEARGAANQTLRLVATTHEIVIRKAGFVDFKTSVTPRPGMRQIVEAKLPTVEQSRLAATPATVQTKDGLQLRRMPIGRFTMGSSRREPGRRANEAQREVEFKRSYYISVTEVTNAQFRRFRSSHRSGVIGQHTLDLDNQPVVGVSWGDAAQYCNWLSQQEGLSPAYESKGGRLVGVEPMTTGYRLPTDAEWEWAARYETATRLRRYPWGDTLPVVPRSGNYADATARLILQDVIPEYDDGFAASAPVGRFPPNPLGLHDMGGNVAEWVHDLYTVGLSTSQPAVDPMGPAEGRQHVIRGSSWRHSSVTDLRLSARDFGDAARNDIGFRIARYAQ
- a CDS encoding MotA/TolQ/ExbB proton channel family protein; protein product: MVIATAPPPSRRFQYPSEFFVTLLALIVTILTIHALYVAWINPVGTQIVQEEQARMKVDPDYVPERSFFLVINAPEQEAEIIHFIWALLIIGYKALLIRRERQFLNRELINVPEGIKVLPEDAKDYARQLEALPPEDQSMLVVRALQRTLDRFAATRSIRDSSETSRAVCDSEADRLDSGLAMIRYIAWAIPAIGFIGTVRHIGDALLQAHKAVTGDITTVTSSLGIAFNATFVALLLTIILMFFLHQLQQAQEGFVHDTDHWIDQRLIKHMQVR
- a CDS encoding FHA domain-containing protein, coding for MLCLELIDSELILARLRDDVLERLATAPGIALLGDQATLTGESAARCLRLRPLLAHTNYWRTLSTVPLPRPSQLVRTSADLAFVQAETLLGSYAAAAEQLLLAVPAGYSREQLGLLLGVIGATGIQIAGLVDAALAASSLLPAPARALHLDLELHQAILTVLEYVGGERQGLRRSHYEITPHQGVLALQQTWMRFIAEQFVRKTRFDPLHHAESEQRLVDELPRWLALLADQDRIVLAMQSGERSLEIELEKAQFIAAVQPHYVELRRLVQRARIAGLPVELHLSQRIAGLPGLLQHLEDLRDCTIRVLPPGAAALGALQHASAIIRPADALALVYHLPVFRAADIDDDSPDSSAAGDSTPALLRPTHVLFQGRAWRIAEEPLEIGWSPQTSGRALLLSGSPGVSRLHCTVLRRNGAVLIEDHSTYGSYVNEERVVGKTALTVGDRLRLGTPGITLELIQLVNDDGTPQD